ATTTGTATTTATCATTTTCATAAGTACCCTTTTCCTGTACATCGCCATTTTCATAGAAAAATGTCCACATTCCGTACCTTTTTCCATTTTTAAGTTCTCCTGTAGAAGCTACCTTTCCATCATCGTATACCGTCTGGCTCAATCCGTTCCCGTCGATAATTACAGGTTGTCCGTTTTCATTCCAGGTATTCCGGATCAAAATATCGCCATTCTCGAGGTAGGTTAATTCTTCCGAAAGAACTCCGTCTTCATGGTAACCAACCCAATCACCCGTTCGTTCTCCATTTTGCATTTTATCTTTTGAGGACAGTTGTCCATTTTCATGATAATATTCCCAGATGCCGTCTTCCAGGTCACGATTATAGCTACCGGTATTCATCAGATTTCCATCATCATGACGGTTGATCCACTTTCCGTGTTTTCTCCCGTTAAGATAACGCCCCGAATCCAGAACAGTCCCATTCTCATAGTAGGATATCCATACGCCATGTTCCAATCCGTTCCGGTATCTCCCAATACCGGAAAGCTGTCCATCCTCATAATACCAGTGCCATATGCTATCGGACACGCCCATATCATAATACTGGGTCGACATCATGTTTCCGTTTTCATAATAGACGGTCCACCAACCGTGTTCCTTACTGTTTTTTAATTCTCCTTCCGCCATAATTTGCCCGGAATCATAGGTATAGGTTTTGGTAGCATTCACTCCCCTACGTACCTGAAAAAAGAAAACAGCTAAAATAATAATACTTCCAAGCACTAAAGGCATACGGTATCTTTCGTATTTCAACCTGCCATCACTTTGTCCGGACATCACCGAATCAACTAATTCCGTGGTTATGGGCCTGAATGCGAAACGATATCCTTCGTAAACAGCGATAACATAAAAGAAAAGATCCATAAAATCAAATGATTCGACCAAAATCTCTGTAATCAGGTTGAAATTCAGATAAGATAGCGCTTCCATATATCCCAACGACTGTTCATGGGCAATAAAACCTATCTGGCTGAACAAATTACCCATCAGGCAACCAAGCAAAGAAAGAGCTGCTCCTAAAAATCCAAACTTTTTATCAATACCGGCTCCGAAGAAACGAACGGAAAATCCGACAAATAACCCGACAGCAATTGCCATATAGCCAACTTGGTACTTGGTAGCAACAGTTATTACCGCCCAGACAACAGCACTGATGAATGCTGCCAGAAGTCCGCCACCAAACGCATAGCCAATACTCTGATGATTCCTTAGAATATCGATGGTTGGTTGATCTATTGCAGGATTTATTTTTTTATTTTCCGAATTTATCTTTTCCGGGGTATTTGACGCGTCGTTCATAAGTAATTTATTGAAATAATATATTATTGCAAAAAGATATTAAGTCGCAAATATAGAATATTTTAAAAGAATATTTTACATTTTATTTTCTCCCGGAATACTCTTTCCATGCCTATCAGCATTTTATATCCCATCATCTTTATAATTGATCTTTAGGAAAGATTCAAAAACATTTTTCAATATAGAGTGTTTATGTAGTAATTTTTTACTTTTTATTTTTATGACGCAACGTTTTTTATTTTTTACATCTATCAATAAAATGATTTTATTCTTTTAATATTTAAGATAGATGAGTCTTTTTTACCATTTAAAATGGAAATTTATTTTGGGTTTGTTTATTTTACCGGCTTTTTTCGTTGCCTGTTCAGAAATTAAGCAGCCCCAGAAAGAACACAGTAGACTAGAGGCTTATTTTCATTCAGAAAATGAGGAGGTAAGTGCTCTTTTTTGTAATGAAGAAATCAATGAACGGATTCAACCTGCTTTAACCCAAACCGAACTGAAAGTACTGGATATTTTAGCCGAGACTGTTGGCCCGGAAGTGACCAACGAATTTGACAATAAATATCTGGCATGGTTGAATAGCTGGGCAGGAGTTGATCAATATTCTCTGGTCAACAATCCGTATTATGCATTGAAATGTAATGAAGCAGCCTATCATGACCTGATAGAGTTTTGCAGACGACAGAACGAAAATGTTTTATTGTTGTTCTATCAGTTAGCAGCTCGTGCAGATTGTCCTTACGATCAGTTTTTGTTGAGGCCGACGCATGACTTGTTTGAAAATTTTCCCGAATTCGGCCAATATTGGGAGGGAGTGAATATGGCATTGCAAAATGAAAAACCGGATCTGGAAAATAGGAAATGTAACGAGACAACCATTTGGTATACTCGGAAGATCCTTGAAACCAAATACGGATATACCTATGCGAGCAGACTTTCGTCTATATTTGATACTCGCAAGTTGTTACTAATGACCCAGTAATAGTTCTGAATTTGCTGTAAAAGCATAATTGTTATCAAAAAAATGGTTGTACGAAGAATGTGCAGCCATTTTTTTATTCTATAATTTTTAAACGGTCATCAAGGCCGTAGCTATAAGCATGTCCTGCCGATTAGTTATTTTTATGTTTTCTGCATTACCTTCCACCAGGTGAATCAGATGCCCTTTTCGTTCAAAAACAGAGGCATCATCTGTAAATTCCGGAACATAATTTTGCAGATAGGCTTCCTTCAATTGTTTTGCATCGAAAACCTGAGGCGTCTGTACTAATCTGAGAGACTTCCGGTTGATTACTTCATTTCTATCTTCTTTTATTTCCCTCACAGAATCGGTTACCGGTATCACCGGGATGGCACAACCATACTGCTTTGCTTCCTGAAAACACAAACGGATGGTTGCTTGAGTGACCAAAGGACGTACTCCATCGTGAATAGCCACCCATCCGGAGTCGGGAACCCTGGAAAGGCCGTTTTTCACCGATTCGAACCGGTTACTCCCGCCCTCAACGATGGTATGGGGAAGAAGGAAATGGTATTGTTCACATAGGTTCTCCCAATATTTTAACTGAGTAGCAGGTAATACAACCACAATTAACATATTCTTATCGTAGTCGGAAAAAGCTTTAATCGTATGCATCAATACCGGTATGCCGCATAGTT
The sequence above is drawn from the Bacteroidales bacterium genome and encodes:
- a CDS encoding 2-C-methyl-D-erythritol 4-phosphate cytidylyltransferase; this translates as MKSTYSSAVIVAGGSGTRMQAKVPKQFMELCGIPVLMHTIKAFSDYDKNMLIVVVLPATQLKYWENLCEQYHFLLPHTIVEGGSNRFESVKNGLSRVPDSGWVAIHDGVRPLVTQATIRLCFQEAKQYGCAIPVIPVTDSVREIKEDRNEVINRKSLRLVQTPQVFDAKQLKEAYLQNYVPEFTDDASVFERKGHLIHLVEGNAENIKITNRQDMLIATALMTV